The following coding sequences are from one Mesotoga infera window:
- a CDS encoding 1-phosphofructokinase family hexose kinase, with translation MIFSLTLNAALDRFLYTDSLIEDDTVRVDRVKDYPAGKGVDVSRVINELGGHSVSIAFLGGHTGKIIEEMLDDEGVVYATVRSEEETRTNILIQTGSGQYRMSLPGPVISEREIEKLCKTIDTLLRKGDYLLICGSVPEGVGSDIYARLCSRMRNIGVNVYIDSDKEPLIEGVKAGPRGIKPNLHELQRLLNRELHGETDIRKALSEVSDKYSIEEVLLTMGGEGALALIGGSFYRIRVPEVPVKSAVGAGDSFLAAYCLSRELGEKREVSLKMAGAASSAAVMTPGTELCRFDDVMNLLPKITVEAL, from the coding sequence GTGATTTTCTCACTGACTTTGAACGCAGCGCTCGATAGATTCTTATATACAGACTCTTTAATCGAGGATGATACGGTAAGGGTAGATAGAGTCAAGGATTACCCTGCAGGTAAGGGTGTCGACGTATCACGTGTAATAAATGAACTGGGAGGCCATTCGGTCTCAATAGCTTTTCTTGGAGGTCATACAGGAAAGATCATAGAAGAAATGCTCGATGACGAGGGAGTCGTTTATGCAACGGTAAGAAGTGAAGAAGAAACAAGGACTAACATTCTAATACAGACTGGAAGCGGTCAATACAGGATGAGTCTCCCAGGCCCGGTAATTTCGGAAAGGGAAATAGAAAAGCTGTGCAAGACGATCGATACCTTGTTGAGAAAAGGAGACTATCTTCTTATCTGCGGAAGTGTTCCTGAAGGAGTAGGCAGCGATATATACGCTCGACTATGTTCAAGGATGAGAAACATTGGAGTCAACGTCTACATCGATTCCGACAAAGAGCCGTTAATCGAAGGCGTTAAAGCTGGCCCCAGAGGAATCAAGCCAAATTTGCATGAACTGCAGAGATTGTTGAATCGGGAACTTCATGGAGAGACCGATATAAGAAAAGCTCTATCTGAGGTCTCAGACAAATATTCGATCGAGGAGGTCCTTCTCACTATGGGAGGAGAGGGAGCCCTTGCACTTATCGGTGGAAGCTTCTATCGAATAAGGGTGCCCGAAGTTCCAGTCAAGAGTGCAGTGGGGGCAGGAGACTCTTTTCTTGCGGCTTACTGCTTGTCAAGAGAATTGGGAGAGAAAAGAGAGGTTTCTTTGAAAATGGCAGGAGCAGCGAGCTCTGCTGCCGTCATGACCCCAGGTACCGAACTCTGCAGGTTCGATGATGTAATGAATCTCCTGCCAAAAATCACTGTTGAAGCCCTCTAA